The sequence cgaagccgtcccattgggccccgcgatttcgtcattttgacgaaaaagggggcgcggcctagcggggagctcggcgctggaacggaggtaagtttttaatataaaaccaccgattttttttttttttaatgaatgaaagttcatataaaagcaagaaggaaggctgggggacctgtctttcttgcttttatatggtgactatagagtccctttaatgggcCTTAACTACGGTATATCATTCCactatattatacattattatattggggtttttttttcccgTCTCTCTGTTTTTGGGTGAAAACCTTTGTAAGTACACAGTTTAACATTATGTGCTCTAATTTCATTCACTTTTTTGTATCTAATAATGTCCAACTATCCCTGTTTCTCCCACATGGTTCTCCTTCAGCAAGGACTGAGGTCCATCCGTGGTGTCTGTGGCCACTGTAAGGAGAAGAAGCAGAGATGAGATATCTACCATAGAGACACATCTTCTTCCTTCTTCATTTAGTCCAAATGGCTCTTAGAGTCCTCCCAACGCCGTACTGATTGTGGCTGGTCTATTGTAACCCGTAAAGGGATAATTTCTCATTAGCTCCTAAACTGTCCTGTCATGGAAAGGTTACTGAATCCTGTTTCCCTGGGGTatgatttcattttctttcttccaGGGATGTTTACCTGTGTGGACACTCTGCTGGCGCCCACCTGGTTGCCATGATGCTCTGCACTGATTGGACGAAGCACCATGTGTCTCCTAAATTTAAAGGTGAGTAGGAGCACATTGCGTACAGTTTGATGACATTTAACATCATCACTGACGGTTCTCTCTATTGTTCTGTATCAGGAGCTGTGCTGGTCAGCGGCGTCTATGACCTTGTTCCCATTGTCCACACCTACGTCAACGATGCCTTGAGGATGTCACGGTGAgcaagggtgagggggtggggggggggggggggtggacaagGCAATGTTTGCACCCAATGCAGTGCAATGCATTGTGGTTAACCTctttatacaaaataataaaggaaATCATTTCATGTGGTAGAAGTTCTCGCAAACCTTCTTCCTTGAAGGGGATAATGAAATTTCAATTGTTTTTGACCCATTGACAGAACCATTGACAAGACATGTTACACGCTtgactattaaaggaccactctaggcacccaaaccacttcagcttaatgaagtggtctgggtgccaggtccctctaggattaaccctttttttttttataaacatagcagtttcagagaaactgctatgtttataataggattaatccagcctccaaatcctctagtggctgtctcactgacagccgcttgcgtgattctcactgtgaaaatcacagtgagagcacgcaagcgtccataggaaagcattgataatgctttcctatgagaccggctgaatgcgcgcgcagctcttgccgcgcgtgcgcattcagccgaatgggaggaaaggaggaggatcggaggataAGAGCttcccacccggcgctggagaaaggtacgttttaacccctttcctctccccagagcccgtcgggagggggtccctgagggtgggggcaccctcagggcactatagtgccaggaaaacgattatgttttcctgacactatagtggtcctttaaccccttaaggaccaaacttctgcagtaaaagggaatcatgacatgccacacatgtcatgtgtccttaaggggttaatctctgtttctttttaaagagacatgcatcatttgacaattatttttttaaaccgggAGGGCTTGCAGGGTGAAGACATCTTcaaactgcacatgtgtaaatctgtcaggatGCACAATGCACTTtaacagcattcctagggataggacactgattggttgtgGAAAGCATAACAAAGAGTTGCagcagaaagataaaaaaaatcatcCTATTTTACTGCTTTTCCAGCCTGCAGAGTGGGGCATCAATCTCATGCAAAGCTAAAGCTGTGTAGCCAATAAAGGCCCTAAAGTGCTGTATTAATttagcaatatatataaaatgtattaatttagcaATGGACTGTCAtttcgaacttacctttccccaatcgcttcctcttctctccctctctcaggatctgtcctTCTTTTCTTTCGATCTGAACTAgtgttctttaaaacataagacaaagtagggactattttatcttatgtatttttcctacgcttgaccagctttgacccaggGGAAGGAGCTTTACATGTAACCAATCAGGTAAGGCTCAAGGTTTTCctttcagagcactctgattggttggcttaaaccaaccaatcagagtgctctgaatcacattgcagggcgtgggaagattctataagcctttccccgccctgtggagctcagtctgcgcggagccctccctGGGTGAAGTTGGATAATTTTTTTAGCATCTGGATTTTTTCTTTtcggtgtgttttttttacaaaatttttacactcgtgttttttttttgacattttattcgttatacaggatttatggatttttatttggcgttttttggcggctgaaaaaggaagattttagaaaaaaataagacaattaatggtaagtatgattttGTTATTTTAGGTAATTAGTTTAATGCTAATTAGTAgagtgaggagggtaggtagaattgtcatttttattggggggtaggcttggggacccctagccacTTGAGGGTGGGGATTTATTTTGATAATTAGTCCCCACCTGTCGCTTataggtgggggctgggggggggaggaaagacagTAGTCCCCCCTTTCAGTTATTTAAGTGCCCCCACCTgcagcccatgggtgggggctggggggggcgtAGGTTACCCCCTTCTCTCATTCAAGGGCCCTCACCCGCAGCCTATGAGTGGGGGCCATggtggagggggagagacagtaggtccccccttctgtCATTCAAGGGTCCCCACCTGCAGCCTATGGGTGGGGTCCATGGGGgtgagacagtaggtccccatacTTCTGTCATTCAAGGGCCCCACACCCGCAGcctatgggtgggggccatgggaggggagagagaatAGGTCTCCCCCTTCTGTCATTCAAGGGCCCCCACCTATGGGTGGGGACCATGGGTTGGAGACAGTAGGTGTTCCCCCccacctttttttaaatttaaggttcCCCAGGCTTTAGAAGGGGGGCATGAAGGGGAAGAcagtaccccctcccccccccccccccacacacacacacactaattctGTCATTGGAGGATCCCCAACTGCCACTCATTGGTGGGGCCCCCATTTTGCCACTTAAGTGTCCCCACCCACGGTCCCCCTGTTTATGGGAGCAGGGTCATACTGCCATGGTGAGAGCAGGGTCGTACTGCAATGGTGGGACTGTGGGAGCAGGGTCGTACTGCCATGGTGGGAGCAAGGTCATACTGCCATGCTGGGAGCAAGGTCATACTGCCATGCTGGGAGCAGGGTCGTACTGCCATGGTGGGAGCAAGGTCATACTGCCATGGTGGTAGCAGGGTCGTACTGCAATGGTGGGACTGTGGGTGCAGGGTCGTACTGCCATGGTGGGAGCAAGGTCATACTGCCATGGTGGTAGCAGGGTCATACTGCCATGGTGGTAGCAGGGACATAATGCCATGGTGGTAGCAGGGACATAATGCCATGGTGGTAGCAGGGACATAATGCCATGGTGGTAGCAGGGTCATACTGCCATGGTGGTAGCAGGGTCATACTGCCATGGTGGTAGCAGGGTCATACTGCCATGGTGGTAGCAGGGTCATACTGCCATGGTGGTAGCAGGGTCATACTGCCATGGTGGTAGCAACGTCATACTGCCATGGTGGTAGCAGGGACATAATGCCATGGTGGTAGCAGGGACATAATGCCATGGTGGTAGCAGGGACATAATGCCATGGTGGTAGCAGGGACATAATTCCATGGTGGTGGCAGGTTTGTACTGCCATGGTGGTAGCAGGGTCATACTAACATAGTGGTAGCAAGGTAGTACTGCCATGGTGGGAGCAGGGTCATACTGGTGATATTACCCCCTTAACTCAgggcttgtgtctgtgtgtcacaggGAGGTAGCAGAGAGGAACAGTCCCATAAAGCTGTTGGCACGTACTAAACGCCACGCGGGCACCTGCAACATTGCCATTGTGGTGGCAGAGCATGATTCTCCAGAATTCCATCGGCAGTCTAAGGATTACTTTGAGGTAAGATGAATCCCAATGTAGAGTGGAAGAGTTAAGGAATGCGGGAAGTCTTATCTATCATAATAGAGTAAATTCCAACTTTGCCAAAGTGGAGATTTTACTCAACTATTGCTAATCATTATTTTTaacaataattttataaatacagCCCTTGACTCTGTGCCAGGCTGTGCCCTCCATACCCCATGAAACACTGACTTTATCCACCTCTCTCCTTCAGAGTCTGAAAGCAATGGATCTCAGTGTCTGCTTCAAACAGATCGACGATACCGATCACTTCGATGTAATCGAAAGATTATTGCAGGAAGAGTATGAGCTCACACAGGTAAATCCATTCTCACGCTAGATTTTACAGTGTACCTGGCATGGGTACATTTACTTAATGAGTGATCATGTAAATTCATGTCTAATCCCAGATGATTGCATAAACATGTCTCCTATCCCTGTGATACGTTAAATATGTCCTGCTATGGAGGAATTACAGTTTAAGAGAATGTTTCATGACAGATTCACTCTGAAGGGGCAacggaactattttttttttttaattgtttttttattgggtTCCCATAGCTGTACCTCCAAGGGCCATCCTGTTTTCAAGGGTTAACCAAATAGCAGGACAATATGGAGAAACTGCTGACCTCCCAAATGGCTGATTTGAATAATTTTGGTTGAAATGTGGACTCGATACTTTGTTTGTACAGGTAATTTCCTATGTACATAATTAGTAACCTGCTGGATCTCATCTAACTGTCTGGATTAGATAGCAGTAGCTCTGCCCTCAGTTGGCCATTTCATGATTCGATCATCCATCTTCCTGACCCAGATCTTTCAGTCAAGGCAAGTAAAATCTTCCCAATTATAGCCATTAAAATGGCGGCCTAGGTGGCCATGACAGTGCAGGTCCAGAGAGCGCACTAAACCGCAGACTGCTTGTCACACAGATACGCTGCTGAAGGCACCAAACGGAGAGGGCAAGGGACCCTGCAAATAAACCAAAAAGATAGTTCAAATCATCTTtccattaaataaaattatatttagttCAGTTATCGACAGCTCTATATGGAGGAATAGTTTTAGCTGAACTACAATGCCCATAATGCTTTGTTGCACTTCCTGAAAGTATGTACAGCTTTGTTAATGGACACTGAAGGTTGGGATTAAGTGCTACGCAGGTACACGAAACAATGACTGTGTGAAGGCTTAGACAACtattttacaaagcaggagacagAGGGCAGGATTAAAAAGCAGAATCCTGCAAAACATTTCCTGGACTTTCTTGTAACTATAACTcggaggagggggggtgactgcGGCACGTGTCTCTATGGACCAGCTCCCACTGGAGAAAGTATAGCGAATGATGTAGGACAAACTGTAAAATGCGTGGGCTGAGTCGGGATGTTTCTTTCATGACAATCTCTCTTTCCATTTAAAGATGATTCTGGAAATGATCACCAAACTGGCAGATCGATAAAAGAAGCAATACATGTGCAGATGGGAGAGCGCAGGAGAGATATTCGGAGTTCACCAGAGTTCCAGTGTTTCTGCCAATAAATTACACACATTCTGTCTTGTTGGTATAATACAGGACAGATCCCACCTGGATTTGTAAAAGGAATAATAGAATTCTTACTTTACAGCATTTTATCACACCTGCGTAAGACGTTTACATATACAGGACTAGTTCCATGGATGTTAATGTATTTAGGAGAACTGATATACAATGCAGAAAAgggacacagtggttatggtgcatgaaaTCCCCTGCCGCCATTTCATGGTTCTGTACAAAACCATATTCGAGGAGgatctaataataaaaaaatgcttaAATATCATAGAAATGTTGTGTATTTCGATTATTCACGTTGAATTCCCAATAATTTGCACTTCAGTCAGTACCTTGCTAGTAGCGTTATTAACGTGAAATTCAAATTTTATGACAACGTAGCCCAAGTGGAAATGTaactgatttggagaattttctACTTTAgctattttaatctaaaattttaaattaactgatgataattctcacattagtgaataatttGTGGGTTTTCTGAGAAAGGAGGAAATGTTAAAGAATCCTATAGACTGAGAGCTGTATCCACGCCATTTCCTTTCAGCCAGTGAATGGTGATAAGATATGGACCAACCAGATATTGCTCATATGGTAGAAGAACTGAATCTGGTTCacgtgtagtagttatggtgccagattACTCCTTTATGGTAAAAAGGACGAGGGTTCTAATTTGGCATTAAATGGAATCGTAATCCAGCTGTGTGCAAATACAAAGTCTCTTTGTCTTTCTCCTAAGAGTAAAAGAAGTTGAATGGGGATCATTTTGTGACCATCACATACTGCATTTAAACCTGTTAACACCAGCAAATAACATCACAGAATGTATCGAGAGAATATGGTAATACTTTTGCAGGGATTTGGGGCAGGTTTGGCAGCTTTTGGCTTATGATATGTGGCTCAGATCAGGCTGCTAAATGCGCATTCAGTGACTGATAACAGACTGAGAGTTAAAGTAACACTCTGCCTTCTTCATCTCAGTGTTATGGGGCGTGGGGTCTTCTAGCGGCGCCTTACCTTATGGTGTTAAACCACTATCGAATGGTGAAACACCAGATTTCGGTTCCCAGGGGCACGTCATGCCGCCTCCTCTGTCCTCTCTCGCAGAGTGTTATCCTATGGGAATCACATAGAACATATTACTAGAACTTATAGTGGCTTCCTGTGGCTAAgatagaatagtcaggaataagcctgtgtgtatgtctgttagtgtgagtgtgtgtgtatctgctagtgagtgtctgttagctagtgtatgcgtatctgtcagtgaatgtgtgtgtgt comes from Pelobates fuscus isolate aPelFus1 chromosome 5, aPelFus1.pri, whole genome shotgun sequence and encodes:
- the AFMID gene encoding kynurenine formamidase, translated to MARESWGALGREELDHHYSPSHWSHRLDKDAVIEAHVRKTVEGTILSRTLAQTVLNMPYGENESQKLDLYLPQETPLGCKLLIYIHGGYWQFLSKEESGFMVPPLVSRGIAVMVMDYDIAPKGHMDLIVSQVRRSIAVTLTQYPQFLDVYLCGHSAGAHLVAMMLCTDWTKHHVSPKFKGAVLVSGVYDLVPIVHTYVNDALRMSREVAERNSPIKLLARTKRHAGTCNIAIVVAEHDSPEFHRQSKDYFESLKAMDLSVCFKQIDDTDHFDVIERLLQEEYELTQMILEMITKLADR